Proteins found in one Aethina tumida isolate Nest 87 chromosome 1, icAetTumi1.1, whole genome shotgun sequence genomic segment:
- the LOC109609607 gene encoding uncharacterized protein LOC109609607 isoform X1 — protein sequence MSDDGLSDYFEEPSMEIQIKTLMGTSFDMKVSSTDTIGDIKRKIFRVEGIPIYQQNLIFQSKELKDTFRICDAGIRNGSTISLVVSMRGGPISTRRLSVACDHHLVLKELKELLESTREELGEKLSPGSKVSVLVFKEGDIINLLRVIENEDGSYSPYSEKPISPPAKRHRHYHHHRHHHHSKDHNHHHHHQQSQPCSSGIRSRVSGVFDRLAEDETMSNKIDSLRKKMEELNLKKQMRTAKPAKSATTNDDQTPSKSNPKSDTNSSSSTVTTGLKEAEKEQKDVDELEAIMFGEIAAVDLSQANKKFKFLNECAAKMLDDVDLTIFEKSFEEDVSETEEIALKDKHRTKARLAKQPLKKSLYSESGGELSHSRQNYARIHKKTKELRLGGVGDGRTRERRPTTPPLSLDATAKPFEPQPSLTLPTDEKTLEEGDEMKLPPFGESLTVSARNRVHLTRLVLSDGVERPKSSPDSIELEENAQDLWEIHEPATERLKHSATCKVGGLLKQRRQSVDYGFTEGLDNPTNVNNGIDYCKNSSDFEVCSGYNYHMPPFVSSPSAIPPQYAPKDQGLCDYYFSSNRSPLYGRKSKTTSGGQEDVHHVPGGPLPELNNDKFNFLGECSSIQRLKNDEFSDSLFSACDDIDIGLYGYYNLGCTTETAGDKPTQEQKDEKEAVKLPPVVKKKSRCGECNKKLNITNIYNCRCGKIFCSQHRYSEVHRCSYDYKMEGKKILEQQNPRVTAEKVSRI from the exons ATGTCTGATGATGGGCTCAGTGACTATTTTGAGGAACCTTCCATGgaaattcaaatcaaaactttaatGGGCACATCTTTTGATATGAAGGTCTCCTCCACAGACACTATTGGCGACATCAAAAGGAAAATTTTTCGTGTTGAAG GAATACCGATCTACCAACAGAACCTGATCTTCCAATCGAAGGAGCTGAAAGACACGTTCCGCATCTGTGACGCCGGCATCCGCAACGGCTCAACGATCTCTCTGGTGGTGTCGATGCGCGGCGGTCCGATCTCGACTCGTCGCTTGTCCGTCGCCTGCGATCACCATCTCGTTCTTAAAGAACTGAAGGAGTTATTGGAGAGCACCCGCGAAGAGCTCGGCGAGAAACTGTCGCCGGGTTCGAAAGTTTCTGTGCTCGTATTCAAGGAGGGCGACATAATCAATTTGCTGCGCGTGATCGAGAACGAGGACGGTTCGTACAGTCCGTACAGTGAAAAACCAATCTCACCGCCGGCTAAGAGACATCGTCACTACCATCATCATAGGCACCACCATCACTCCAAGGATCACAACCATCATCACCATCATCAACAGTCGCAGCCGTGCTCGAGCGGGATTCGGTCCAGGGTCAGTGGCGTCTTCGATCGGCTGGCCGAGGATGAAACGATGTCGAATAAGATCGACAGTCTCCGCAAGAAAATGGAAGAGCTGAACCTTAAGAAGCAAATGCGAACAGCTAAACCGGCTAAATCTGCGACCACAAACGATGATCAGACCCCTTCCAAAAGCAATCCTAAATCCGACACTAATTCCTCCTCATCCACAGTCACAACCGGATTAAAAGAAGCTGAAAAGGAACAAAAGGATGTGGACGAACTCGAGGCGATCATGTTCGGCGAGATTGCCGCCGTCGACCTCTCGCAAGCGAACAAGAAGTTTAAATTCTTGAACGAGTGCGCCGCTAAAATGTTGGACGACGTCGATCTGACCATATTCGAGAAGAGTTTTGAGGAGGACGTCTCTGAAACCGAGGAGATCGCTCTCAAAGATAAACATAGGACAAAG gcACGGCTCGCGAAACAGccgttaaaaaaatcattgtaCAGCGAGAGCGGCGGCGAGTTGTCGCATTCTCGCCAAAACTACGCACGCATCCACAAGAAAACCAAGGAACTACGATTGGGCGGCGTAGGTGATGGTCGTACGCGCGAACGCAGACCAACAACCCCTCCACTTAGCCTAGACGCCACCGCTAAACCGTTCGAACCTCAACCTTCCCTGACATTGCCAACGGACGAGAAGACCCTCGAAGAAGGTGACGAAATGAAATTACCACCCTTTGGGGAATCTCTAAct GTGTCGGCAAGGAATAGGGTACATTTAACTAGACTTGTGCTGTCCGATGGCGTTGAACGTCCGAAAAGCAGCCCAGATAGTATAGAATTGGAGGAGAATGCACAGGATTTGTGGGAGATACACGAACCGGCGACCGAACGGTTGAAGCATAGCGCCACATGCAAAGTGGGTGGACTTTTGAAGCAGCGTCGTCAGAGCGTCGACTACGGTTTCACCGAAGGTTTGGACAATCCCACCAACGTTAACAACGGTATTGATTATTGCAAAAACTCGTCTGACTTTGAG GTATGCTCCGGATACAACTATCACATGCCGCCGTTCGTGTCGTCGCCGAGCGCGATACCGCCTCAGTACGCGCCCAAGGATCAAGGTCTATGCGACTACTACTTCAGCAGTAACCGGTCACCTTTGTACGGCAGGAAGAGTAAAACGACATCTGGTGGACAGGAGGATGTGCACCACGTGCCTGGTGGTCCCCTGCCCGAGCTTAACAACGACAAGTTCAACTTTTTGGGCGAGTGTAGCAGCATCCAGCGACTGAAAAACGACGAGTTCAGTGACAGTTTGTTTTCCGCGTGCGACGATATCGACATTGGTCTGTAcggttattataatttagggTGCACGACGGAGACAGCCGGTGACAAGCCGACGCAAGAGCAGAAGGACGAGAAGGAGGCCGTCAAGCTACCGCCAGTCGTCAAAAAGAAATCTCGTTGCGGCGAGTGCAACAAGAAATTGAACATAACGAACATATATAATTGCCGTTGTGGTAAGATATTCTGTTCGCAACACCGGTACTCGGAGGTGCATCGGTGCAGCTACGATTACAAAATGGAAGGTAAGAAGATCCTGGAGCAGCAGAACCCACGCGTCACCGCGGAAAAGGTCTCTAGgatataa
- the LOC109609607 gene encoding uncharacterized protein LOC109609607 isoform X2 has translation MSDDGLSDYFEEPSMEIQIKTLMGTSFDMKVSSTDTIGDIKRKIFRVEGIPIYQQNLIFQSKELKDTFRICDAGIRNGSTISLVVSMRGGPISTRRLSVACDHHLVLKELKELLESTREELGEKLSPGSKVSVLVFKEGDIINLLRVIENEDGSYSPYSEKPISPPAKRHRHYHHHRHHHHSKDHNHHHHHQQSQPCSSGIRSRVSGVFDRLAEDETMSNKIDSLRKKMEELNLKKQMRTAKPAKSATTNDDQTPSKSNPKSDTNSSSSTVTTGLKEAEKEQKDVDELEAIMFGEIAAVDLSQANKKFKFLNECAAKMLDDVDLTIFEKSFEEDVSETEEIALKDKHRTKARLAKQPLKKSLYSESGGELSHSRQNYARIHKKTKELRLGGVGDGRTRERRPTTPPLSLDATAKPFEPQPSLTLPTDEKTLEEGDEMKLPPFGESLTVSARNRVHLTRLVLSDGVERPKSSPDSIELEENAQDLWEIHEPATERLKHSATCKVGGLLKQRRQSVDYGFTEGLDNPTNVNNGIDYCKNSSDFEVCSGYNYHMPPFVSSPSAIPPQYAPKDQGLCDYYFSSNRSPLYGRKSKTTSGGQEDVHHVPGGPLPELNNDKFNFLGECSSIQRLKNDEFSDRCTTETAGDKPTQEQKDEKEAVKLPPVVKKKSRCGECNKKLNITNIYNCRCGKIFCSQHRYSEVHRCSYDYKMEGKKILEQQNPRVTAEKVSRI, from the exons ATGTCTGATGATGGGCTCAGTGACTATTTTGAGGAACCTTCCATGgaaattcaaatcaaaactttaatGGGCACATCTTTTGATATGAAGGTCTCCTCCACAGACACTATTGGCGACATCAAAAGGAAAATTTTTCGTGTTGAAG GAATACCGATCTACCAACAGAACCTGATCTTCCAATCGAAGGAGCTGAAAGACACGTTCCGCATCTGTGACGCCGGCATCCGCAACGGCTCAACGATCTCTCTGGTGGTGTCGATGCGCGGCGGTCCGATCTCGACTCGTCGCTTGTCCGTCGCCTGCGATCACCATCTCGTTCTTAAAGAACTGAAGGAGTTATTGGAGAGCACCCGCGAAGAGCTCGGCGAGAAACTGTCGCCGGGTTCGAAAGTTTCTGTGCTCGTATTCAAGGAGGGCGACATAATCAATTTGCTGCGCGTGATCGAGAACGAGGACGGTTCGTACAGTCCGTACAGTGAAAAACCAATCTCACCGCCGGCTAAGAGACATCGTCACTACCATCATCATAGGCACCACCATCACTCCAAGGATCACAACCATCATCACCATCATCAACAGTCGCAGCCGTGCTCGAGCGGGATTCGGTCCAGGGTCAGTGGCGTCTTCGATCGGCTGGCCGAGGATGAAACGATGTCGAATAAGATCGACAGTCTCCGCAAGAAAATGGAAGAGCTGAACCTTAAGAAGCAAATGCGAACAGCTAAACCGGCTAAATCTGCGACCACAAACGATGATCAGACCCCTTCCAAAAGCAATCCTAAATCCGACACTAATTCCTCCTCATCCACAGTCACAACCGGATTAAAAGAAGCTGAAAAGGAACAAAAGGATGTGGACGAACTCGAGGCGATCATGTTCGGCGAGATTGCCGCCGTCGACCTCTCGCAAGCGAACAAGAAGTTTAAATTCTTGAACGAGTGCGCCGCTAAAATGTTGGACGACGTCGATCTGACCATATTCGAGAAGAGTTTTGAGGAGGACGTCTCTGAAACCGAGGAGATCGCTCTCAAAGATAAACATAGGACAAAG gcACGGCTCGCGAAACAGccgttaaaaaaatcattgtaCAGCGAGAGCGGCGGCGAGTTGTCGCATTCTCGCCAAAACTACGCACGCATCCACAAGAAAACCAAGGAACTACGATTGGGCGGCGTAGGTGATGGTCGTACGCGCGAACGCAGACCAACAACCCCTCCACTTAGCCTAGACGCCACCGCTAAACCGTTCGAACCTCAACCTTCCCTGACATTGCCAACGGACGAGAAGACCCTCGAAGAAGGTGACGAAATGAAATTACCACCCTTTGGGGAATCTCTAAct GTGTCGGCAAGGAATAGGGTACATTTAACTAGACTTGTGCTGTCCGATGGCGTTGAACGTCCGAAAAGCAGCCCAGATAGTATAGAATTGGAGGAGAATGCACAGGATTTGTGGGAGATACACGAACCGGCGACCGAACGGTTGAAGCATAGCGCCACATGCAAAGTGGGTGGACTTTTGAAGCAGCGTCGTCAGAGCGTCGACTACGGTTTCACCGAAGGTTTGGACAATCCCACCAACGTTAACAACGGTATTGATTATTGCAAAAACTCGTCTGACTTTGAG GTATGCTCCGGATACAACTATCACATGCCGCCGTTCGTGTCGTCGCCGAGCGCGATACCGCCTCAGTACGCGCCCAAGGATCAAGGTCTATGCGACTACTACTTCAGCAGTAACCGGTCACCTTTGTACGGCAGGAAGAGTAAAACGACATCTGGTGGACAGGAGGATGTGCACCACGTGCCTGGTGGTCCCCTGCCCGAGCTTAACAACGACAAGTTCAACTTTTTGGGCGAGTGTAGCAGCATCCAGCGACTGAAAAACGACGAGTTCAGTGACA ggTGCACGACGGAGACAGCCGGTGACAAGCCGACGCAAGAGCAGAAGGACGAGAAGGAGGCCGTCAAGCTACCGCCAGTCGTCAAAAAGAAATCTCGTTGCGGCGAGTGCAACAAGAAATTGAACATAACGAACATATATAATTGCCGTTGTGGTAAGATATTCTGTTCGCAACACCGGTACTCGGAGGTGCATCGGTGCAGCTACGATTACAAAATGGAAGGTAAGAAGATCCTGGAGCAGCAGAACCCACGCGTCACCGCGGAAAAGGTCTCTAGgatataa